GCGCCGGTCAGCCCGACCGGGCCCGCGCCCACCACGACGACCGGGTGGCGTTGCGGCTCGCCGGAGGCCTGCTCGCCGGATCGGCGGTAGGCGAACTCCGGATAGGTGAATGTCTGCTGCATGCCTGTCTCTCTCCTCTGCGGCCGGGTCGCCCGGTGCGCAGCCGGGGCGGGGCCGTGTCCCGCGGTCCGTGGCGCGGCGCGCTTGCGCCAGCCACGGCCTGCCGCGTTCAGCTCGCGAATTCCTTCTCGTGCATCCAGGCGGCGTGCTTGGGCGCGCGCTTGGTCCGCGTCCACTCCTCGAGCATCGCCCACTTCACTTCGTCGAGTTTCGCATGCATCTCGGGCGTACCGACATCTGCGGCCAGTTCCAGGCGGTGGCCGTTCGGGTCGAAGAAATAGATCGACTTGAAGATCGTGTGGTCGGTCGGGCCGATCACGTTCACGCCGTTGGCCTCGAGCCGGGCCTTCGCCTGGAGCAGGTCCTGCTCGCTGTCGACCTTGAACGCGATGTGCTGCACCCAGGCGGGCGTGTTCGGGTCGCGGCCCATCGGCGGCGAGT
This genomic window from Zeimonas sediminis contains:
- a CDS encoding VOC family protein; amino-acid sequence: MKLNRIHHVAYRCRDAKETVDWYTKNLGMDFILAIAEDQVPSTHEPDPYMHLFLDAGGGNVLAFFEIPNSPPMGRDPNTPAWVQHIAFKVDSEQDLLQAKARLEANGVNVIGPTDHTIFKSIYFFDPNGHRLELAADVGTPEMHAKLDEVKWAMLEEWTRTKRAPKHAAWMHEKEFAS